The following proteins come from a genomic window of Canis aureus isolate CA01 chromosome 3, VMU_Caureus_v.1.0, whole genome shotgun sequence:
- the CCNL2 gene encoding cyclin-L2 isoform X1: MAAAAATVAAGAPGPAAPAAAACTPGSGSAGPGAQGMLIGDRLYSGVLITLENCLLPDDKLRFTPSMSSGLDTDTETDLRVVGCELIQAAGILLRLPQVAMATGQVLFQRFFYTKSFVKHSMEHVSMACVHLASKIEEAPRRIRDVINVFHRLRHLREKKKPVPLLLDQDYVNLKNQIIKAERRVLKELGFCVHVKHPHKIIVMYLQVLECERNQHLVQTSWNYMNDSLRTDVFVRFQPESIACACIYLAARTLEIPLPNRPHWFLLFGATEEEIQEICLKILQLYTRKKVDLTHLESEVEKRRHAIEEAKAQARGLLPTSTQALDNASGFSPAPKLAESPKEGKGNKASPLSVRNAKRKTDGVKKIKADSPVNGLPKGRGSRSRSGSREQSYSRSPSRSASPKRRKSDSGSTSGGSKSQSRSRSRSDSPPRQAHRGAPYKGSKVRSYRKSKDCKYPTQKPHKSRSRSSSRSRSHSRERADNSGKYKKKSHYYRDQRRERSRSYERTGHRYERDHPGHSRHRR, encoded by the exons atggcggcggcggcggcgacggtcGCGGCTGGGGCTCCCGGGCCGGCGGCCCCCGCGGCAGCGGCCTGCACCCCGGGCTCGGGGAGCGCAGGTCCCGGGGCGCAGGGGATGCTGATCGGGGACCGGCTGTATTCCGGGGTGCTCATCACCTTGGAGAACTGCCTCCTGCCCGACGACAAGCTCCGCTTCACGCCGTCCATGTCTAGCGGCCTCGACACCGACACGGAGACCGACCTCCGCGTGGTGGGCTGCGAGCTCATCCAGGCGGCCGGCATCCTGCTCCGCCTGCCGCAG GTGGCCATGGCTACCGGGCAGGTGCTGTTCCAGCGGTTCTTCTACACCAAGTCTTTTGTGAAGCATTCCATGGAG CACGTGTCAATGGCTTGTGTTCACCTGGCCTCCAAGATAGAGGAGGCCCCGAGACGGATACGGGATGTCATCAACGTTTTTCATCGCCTTCGGcatctgagagagaaaaa GAAACCTGTGCCTCTACTGTTGGATCAAGATTATGTTAATTTAAAGAATCAgattataaaagcagaaagacGAGTTCTCAAAGAGCTGGGTTTCTGTGTCCACGTGAAGCACCCTCACAAG ATAATCGTTATGTACCTTCAGGTGTTAGAGTGTGAGCGTAACCAGCACCTGGTCCAGACCTCATG GAATTACATGAATGACAGCCTACGCACAGATGTGTTCGTGAGGTTCCAGCCTGAGAGCATTGCCTGTGCTTGCATTTATCTTGCTGCCCGGACACTGGAG ATCCCTTTGCCCAATCGTCCCCattggtttcttttgtttggaGCAACTGaagaagaaattcaagaaatCTGCTTAAAAATCCTTCAGCTTTATACTCGGAAAAAG GTTGATCTGACACACCTTGAAAGTGAAGTAGAGAAGAGAAGGCATGCCATTGAAGAGGCCAAGGCACAAGCTAGAGGCCTGCTGCCTACTAGCACCCAGGCTCTGGACAATGCTTCAGGGTTCTCACCTGCCCCCAAGCTCG CAGAATCCcccaaagaagggaaaggaaacaaagcttCCCCGCTCTCTGTGAGAAACGCCAAGAGGAAAACGGATGGCGTGAAGAAGATCAAGGCTGACAGCCCAGTAAATGG CTTGCCAAAGGGGCGAGGGAGTCGAAGTCGGAGCGGCAGTCGTGAGCAGAGCTACTCAAGGTCCCCATCACGATCTGCTTCTCCTAAGAGGAG AAAAAGTGACAGTGGCTCCACGTCTGGTGGGTCCAAGTCTCAGAGCCGCTCACGGAGCAGGAGTGACTCCCCACCGAGACAGGCACACAGAGGTGCTCCGTACAAGGGCTCCAAGGTGAGGAGCTACCGGAAGTCTAAGGACTGCAAGTACCCCACCCAGAAACCACACAAATCCCGGAGCCGGAGCTCCTCTCGCTCTCGAAGCCACTCACGGGAGCGGGCAGATAATtctgggaaatataagaaaaaaagtcattactATAGAGATCAGCGAAGGGAGCGTTCTCGGTCTTACGAGCGAACAGGTCATCGCTACGAGCGGGATCACCCTGGTCACAGCAGGCATCGGAGGTGA
- the CCNL2 gene encoding cyclin-L2 isoform X3 produces MTRTGILGVSGALQSFLHLVFRNYMNDSLRTDVFVRFQPESIACACIYLAARTLEIPLPNRPHWFLLFGATEEEIQEICLKILQLYTRKKVDLTHLESEVEKRRHAIEEAKAQARGLLPTSTQALDNASGFSPAPKLAESPKEGKGNKASPLSVRNAKRKTDGVKKIKADSPVNGLPKGRGSRSRSGSREQSYSRSPSRSASPKRRKSDSGSTSGGSKSQSRSRSRSDSPPRQAHRGAPYKGSKVRSYRKSKDCKYPTQKPHKSRSRSSSRSRSHSRERADNSGKYKKKSHYYRDQRRERSRSYERTGHRYERDHPGHSRHRR; encoded by the exons ATGACGCGCACGGGTATCCTGGGGGTGTCCGGGGCGTTGCAGTCTTTCCTGCATTTGGTTTTCAGGAATTACATGAATGACAGCCTACGCACAGATGTGTTCGTGAGGTTCCAGCCTGAGAGCATTGCCTGTGCTTGCATTTATCTTGCTGCCCGGACACTGGAG ATCCCTTTGCCCAATCGTCCCCattggtttcttttgtttggaGCAACTGaagaagaaattcaagaaatCTGCTTAAAAATCCTTCAGCTTTATACTCGGAAAAAG GTTGATCTGACACACCTTGAAAGTGAAGTAGAGAAGAGAAGGCATGCCATTGAAGAGGCCAAGGCACAAGCTAGAGGCCTGCTGCCTACTAGCACCCAGGCTCTGGACAATGCTTCAGGGTTCTCACCTGCCCCCAAGCTCG CAGAATCCcccaaagaagggaaaggaaacaaagcttCCCCGCTCTCTGTGAGAAACGCCAAGAGGAAAACGGATGGCGTGAAGAAGATCAAGGCTGACAGCCCAGTAAATGG CTTGCCAAAGGGGCGAGGGAGTCGAAGTCGGAGCGGCAGTCGTGAGCAGAGCTACTCAAGGTCCCCATCACGATCTGCTTCTCCTAAGAGGAG AAAAAGTGACAGTGGCTCCACGTCTGGTGGGTCCAAGTCTCAGAGCCGCTCACGGAGCAGGAGTGACTCCCCACCGAGACAGGCACACAGAGGTGCTCCGTACAAGGGCTCCAAGGTGAGGAGCTACCGGAAGTCTAAGGACTGCAAGTACCCCACCCAGAAACCACACAAATCCCGGAGCCGGAGCTCCTCTCGCTCTCGAAGCCACTCACGGGAGCGGGCAGATAATtctgggaaatataagaaaaaaagtcattactATAGAGATCAGCGAAGGGAGCGTTCTCGGTCTTACGAGCGAACAGGTCATCGCTACGAGCGGGATCACCCTGGTCACAGCAGGCATCGGAGGTGA
- the CCNL2 gene encoding cyclin-L2 isoform X5 — protein MAAAAATVAAGAPGPAAPAAAACTPGSGSAGPGAQGMLIGDRLYSGVLITLENCLLPDDKLRFTPSMSSGLDTDTETDLRVVGCELIQAAGILLRLPQVAMATGQVLFQRFFYTKSFVKHSMEHVSMACVHLASKIEEAPRRIRDVINVFHRLRHLREKKKPVPLLLDQDYVNLKNQIIKAERRVLKELGFCVHVKHPHKIIVMYLQVLECERNQHLVQTSWVASEGK, from the exons atggcggcggcggcggcgacggtcGCGGCTGGGGCTCCCGGGCCGGCGGCCCCCGCGGCAGCGGCCTGCACCCCGGGCTCGGGGAGCGCAGGTCCCGGGGCGCAGGGGATGCTGATCGGGGACCGGCTGTATTCCGGGGTGCTCATCACCTTGGAGAACTGCCTCCTGCCCGACGACAAGCTCCGCTTCACGCCGTCCATGTCTAGCGGCCTCGACACCGACACGGAGACCGACCTCCGCGTGGTGGGCTGCGAGCTCATCCAGGCGGCCGGCATCCTGCTCCGCCTGCCGCAG GTGGCCATGGCTACCGGGCAGGTGCTGTTCCAGCGGTTCTTCTACACCAAGTCTTTTGTGAAGCATTCCATGGAG CACGTGTCAATGGCTTGTGTTCACCTGGCCTCCAAGATAGAGGAGGCCCCGAGACGGATACGGGATGTCATCAACGTTTTTCATCGCCTTCGGcatctgagagagaaaaa GAAACCTGTGCCTCTACTGTTGGATCAAGATTATGTTAATTTAAAGAATCAgattataaaagcagaaagacGAGTTCTCAAAGAGCTGGGTTTCTGTGTCCACGTGAAGCACCCTCACAAG ATAATCGTTATGTACCTTCAGGTGTTAGAGTGTGAGCGTAACCAGCACCTGGTCCAGACCTCATG GGTAGCCTCTGAGGGTAAGTGA
- the CCNL2 gene encoding cyclin-L2 isoform X2 encodes MAAAAATVAAGAPGPAAPAAAACTPGSGSAGPGAQGMLIGDRLYSGVLITLENCLLPDDKLRFTPSMSSGLDTDTETDLRVVGCELIQAAGILLRLPQVAMATGQVLFQRFFYTKSFVKHSMEHVSMACVHLASKIEEAPRRIRDVINVFHRLRHLREKKKPVPLLLDQDYVNLKNQIIKAERRVLKELGFCVHVKHPHKIIVMYLQVLECERNQHLVQTSWNYMNDSLRTDVFVRFQPESIACACIYLAARTLEIPLPNRPHWFLLFGATEEEIQEICLKILQLYTRKKVDLTHLESEVEKRRHAIEEAKAQARGLLPTSTQALDNASGFSPAPKLESPKEGKGNKASPLSVRNAKRKTDGVKKIKADSPVNGLPKGRGSRSRSGSREQSYSRSPSRSASPKRRKSDSGSTSGGSKSQSRSRSRSDSPPRQAHRGAPYKGSKVRSYRKSKDCKYPTQKPHKSRSRSSSRSRSHSRERADNSGKYKKKSHYYRDQRRERSRSYERTGHRYERDHPGHSRHRR; translated from the exons atggcggcggcggcggcgacggtcGCGGCTGGGGCTCCCGGGCCGGCGGCCCCCGCGGCAGCGGCCTGCACCCCGGGCTCGGGGAGCGCAGGTCCCGGGGCGCAGGGGATGCTGATCGGGGACCGGCTGTATTCCGGGGTGCTCATCACCTTGGAGAACTGCCTCCTGCCCGACGACAAGCTCCGCTTCACGCCGTCCATGTCTAGCGGCCTCGACACCGACACGGAGACCGACCTCCGCGTGGTGGGCTGCGAGCTCATCCAGGCGGCCGGCATCCTGCTCCGCCTGCCGCAG GTGGCCATGGCTACCGGGCAGGTGCTGTTCCAGCGGTTCTTCTACACCAAGTCTTTTGTGAAGCATTCCATGGAG CACGTGTCAATGGCTTGTGTTCACCTGGCCTCCAAGATAGAGGAGGCCCCGAGACGGATACGGGATGTCATCAACGTTTTTCATCGCCTTCGGcatctgagagagaaaaa GAAACCTGTGCCTCTACTGTTGGATCAAGATTATGTTAATTTAAAGAATCAgattataaaagcagaaagacGAGTTCTCAAAGAGCTGGGTTTCTGTGTCCACGTGAAGCACCCTCACAAG ATAATCGTTATGTACCTTCAGGTGTTAGAGTGTGAGCGTAACCAGCACCTGGTCCAGACCTCATG GAATTACATGAATGACAGCCTACGCACAGATGTGTTCGTGAGGTTCCAGCCTGAGAGCATTGCCTGTGCTTGCATTTATCTTGCTGCCCGGACACTGGAG ATCCCTTTGCCCAATCGTCCCCattggtttcttttgtttggaGCAACTGaagaagaaattcaagaaatCTGCTTAAAAATCCTTCAGCTTTATACTCGGAAAAAG GTTGATCTGACACACCTTGAAAGTGAAGTAGAGAAGAGAAGGCATGCCATTGAAGAGGCCAAGGCACAAGCTAGAGGCCTGCTGCCTACTAGCACCCAGGCTCTGGACAATGCTTCAGGGTTCTCACCTGCCCCCAAGCTCG AATCCcccaaagaagggaaaggaaacaaagcttCCCCGCTCTCTGTGAGAAACGCCAAGAGGAAAACGGATGGCGTGAAGAAGATCAAGGCTGACAGCCCAGTAAATGG CTTGCCAAAGGGGCGAGGGAGTCGAAGTCGGAGCGGCAGTCGTGAGCAGAGCTACTCAAGGTCCCCATCACGATCTGCTTCTCCTAAGAGGAG AAAAAGTGACAGTGGCTCCACGTCTGGTGGGTCCAAGTCTCAGAGCCGCTCACGGAGCAGGAGTGACTCCCCACCGAGACAGGCACACAGAGGTGCTCCGTACAAGGGCTCCAAGGTGAGGAGCTACCGGAAGTCTAAGGACTGCAAGTACCCCACCCAGAAACCACACAAATCCCGGAGCCGGAGCTCCTCTCGCTCTCGAAGCCACTCACGGGAGCGGGCAGATAATtctgggaaatataagaaaaaaagtcattactATAGAGATCAGCGAAGGGAGCGTTCTCGGTCTTACGAGCGAACAGGTCATCGCTACGAGCGGGATCACCCTGGTCACAGCAGGCATCGGAGGTGA
- the AURKAIP1 gene encoding small ribosomal subunit protein mS38 — MLLVRLTPLLRAVPRAGCSRPWPASGLLGRRACRPCYSTQPARPSGVASIPGKRFQLELEEMLVPRKMSISPLESWLSAHYLLPRLEARAPGTLAPSQLYECPPSQVGQGAEKGMEEVWDAPQMQCKNVLKIRRRKMNHHKYRKLVKRTRFLRRKVREGRLRRKQIKFERDLRRIWLKAGLKEAPAGWQTPKIYLKGK, encoded by the exons ATGCTCCTGGTGCGCCTGACCCCGCTGCTGAGGGCTGTTCCTCGGGCAG GCTGCAGTCGGCCCTGGCCGGCCTCGGGGCTGCTGGGCAGGCGAGCCTGCAGGCCCTGCTACAGCACACAGCCAGCCCGCCCAAGTGGAGTTGCCTCCATCCCTGGGAAGAGGTTCCAGCTGGAGCTTGAGGAGATGCTGGTCCCTAGGAAGATGTCTATCAGCCCCCTGGAGAGCTGGCTGAGCGCCCACTACCTCCTACCCAGACTAGAGGCCAGGGCCCCAGGGACCCTGGCTCCATCCCAACTCTATGAGTGTCCGCCTAGCCAGGTGGGCCAGGGGGCTGAGAAGGGGATGGAGGAGGTCTGGGATGCTCCCCAGATGCAGTGCAAAAATGTGCTGAAGATTCGCCGGCGAAAGATGAACCATCACAAGTACCGTAAGCTAGTCAAGAGGACCCGGTTCCTGCGGCGGAAGGTCCGAGAAGGACGCCTAAGACGGAAGCAG ATCAAGTTCGAGAGAGACCTGAGGCGTatctggctgaaggcaggcctgAAGGAAGCCCCTGCAGGTTGGCAGACCCCCAAGATCTACCTGAAAGGCAAATGA
- the CCNL2 gene encoding cyclin-L2 isoform X4, protein MNDSLRTDVFVRFQPESIACACIYLAARTLEIPLPNRPHWFLLFGATEEEIQEICLKILQLYTRKKVDLTHLESEVEKRRHAIEEAKAQARGLLPTSTQALDNASGFSPAPKLAESPKEGKGNKASPLSVRNAKRKTDGVKKIKADSPVNGLPKGRGSRSRSGSREQSYSRSPSRSASPKRRKSDSGSTSGGSKSQSRSRSRSDSPPRQAHRGAPYKGSKVRSYRKSKDCKYPTQKPHKSRSRSSSRSRSHSRERADNSGKYKKKSHYYRDQRRERSRSYERTGHRYERDHPGHSRHRR, encoded by the exons ATGAATGACAGCCTACGCACAGATGTGTTCGTGAGGTTCCAGCCTGAGAGCATTGCCTGTGCTTGCATTTATCTTGCTGCCCGGACACTGGAG ATCCCTTTGCCCAATCGTCCCCattggtttcttttgtttggaGCAACTGaagaagaaattcaagaaatCTGCTTAAAAATCCTTCAGCTTTATACTCGGAAAAAG GTTGATCTGACACACCTTGAAAGTGAAGTAGAGAAGAGAAGGCATGCCATTGAAGAGGCCAAGGCACAAGCTAGAGGCCTGCTGCCTACTAGCACCCAGGCTCTGGACAATGCTTCAGGGTTCTCACCTGCCCCCAAGCTCG CAGAATCCcccaaagaagggaaaggaaacaaagcttCCCCGCTCTCTGTGAGAAACGCCAAGAGGAAAACGGATGGCGTGAAGAAGATCAAGGCTGACAGCCCAGTAAATGG CTTGCCAAAGGGGCGAGGGAGTCGAAGTCGGAGCGGCAGTCGTGAGCAGAGCTACTCAAGGTCCCCATCACGATCTGCTTCTCCTAAGAGGAG AAAAAGTGACAGTGGCTCCACGTCTGGTGGGTCCAAGTCTCAGAGCCGCTCACGGAGCAGGAGTGACTCCCCACCGAGACAGGCACACAGAGGTGCTCCGTACAAGGGCTCCAAGGTGAGGAGCTACCGGAAGTCTAAGGACTGCAAGTACCCCACCCAGAAACCACACAAATCCCGGAGCCGGAGCTCCTCTCGCTCTCGAAGCCACTCACGGGAGCGGGCAGATAATtctgggaaatataagaaaaaaagtcattactATAGAGATCAGCGAAGGGAGCGTTCTCGGTCTTACGAGCGAACAGGTCATCGCTACGAGCGGGATCACCCTGGTCACAGCAGGCATCGGAGGTGA